The region TTGTTGGGTAGAAGCGGTAACTGAAAGCCTTTTCCACGCCTCGCATTATAGCGATTATTCTGTGAGTAACACAACTATACTTGGCAGTCACAGACTATCGCTCCTATTAACAACTCAAGCCTGATTGCTGGGATCTTCAACTTGGTCTCCCCTAAGCAGGCCGCCTTGCCCTTGAATCTTTTCGGTGTTGGGACTGCGCAATGCCCAAAAAAAGGTTGATAGGTTAAGGTTCCCTACTGCTGCTAAGACGTAGTATGCTAGAAATAGTGCTGGTGTAGCTCAGTTGGTAGAGCAACTGACTTGTAATCAGTAGGTCGTCGGTTCGAGTCCGACCATCAGCTTGTCAAGAGGTTACTCTTCCCAAAAAGCGTTGTCCTACCGCAAGGCTAGCAGATATTCTGAGGGCAGTATCATAGAGGAAGCCTTGCAGCAGCGGATCCATGTTAGTTTATTGTACTCGTCCCCATTGCCCTCGTCCGCAAAACAACCTTCCTGAGCTGGATCAGCCAAATCAGCGCTACAGCCGCATTCGCGACCGCTTTTGCATCACCTGTGGCATGCCCCTCATTTTGCGGGGTCACTATGTGGCGGAGCGGGTCTTGGGGCGGGGGGGCTTTGGAGCTGCCTACTTAGCACGGGACTTGGATACTCCAGGGTGGCGATACTGTGTCATTAAACAATTTTTGCCCAATGTCTCAGACCCCCAAAGCTTGCAAAAGGCTCAAGAACTCTTTGAGCGGGAGGCAAAAGTTCTCGAGGAACTGGGGCAGCATGCCCAAATTCCTGATTTACTGGCGTTTTTTCGTGAGGAAGTGGCCGGCTTTAACAGCTCAAGCGAAGAAAGCTACTTTTACTTGGTTCAGGAGTTTATTGACGGCGAAACCCTAGAAGATGAGTTGGCACAGCAGGGCTGCTTTAGTGAAGAAGAGGTACGACAGGTGCTGCGGGAACTGCTGCCTGTGCTGCAATATGTGCATGAGCGCGGCTCTATTCACCGCGATATTAAGCTTTCGAATATCATGCGCCAGCACCCCAGTAAAACCAAGTTTCCTGGTCAAGGACGGCTCTACTTGCTGGATTTTGGAGCGGTGAAACAAGTCTCCCAAACGTCTATGGAGAGCCGCAGTACCGGTATCTATACGGCTCACTATGCACCTCCAGAGCAGATACGGGGAGAACAGGTCTTTCCTAGCTCGGATCTGTATGCCTTGGCGGTAACTTGTATTGTGCTGCTGACGGGCAAAGATCCCGAAAAACTATTTGACGCCTACAACAACCGCTGGAATTGGCACTCCTATGTTCCCTCTGTCAGTCAGCAACTCCAGCAGATTTTAGACCGCATGTTGCAGCCGGCGCCGAGCGATCGCTACCAATCGGCAGCCCAGGTCCTAGCAGACTTAAATGCTTCTCCTACCCCCGCCCCAGCCCCACCCCCCCCGCCACCACCACTAACACCGCCTCTCCCTCCACAGCCAGTGACAACACCCCTCCCGCCCTCCCAAGTGAGCTCACCACCGTCACCTGCGGCGCCGATACCGTCCCCCAAAATGGCGCCCCCTGCAAAGGCGAAACCACCGCGGCAGCCTCCTGCGCCCTTACCCGCCTTCAAAATTCTCATGGGGGCGGGCTTTACGGGCTTTGAAATGACGGCGTTGGGGGTGATGATTTTCAGCTTGATGACCACTTGGCAATTCCCCCTTGGGGTCAGTGCTGGTCTGATTGGGGGGGTGTTTGCCCTGCTGGTATTTATGCAGTTCAAAGGCTGGATTGAACACTGGGAACAATTAATCATTGCCACCATTTCAGGGGCGGCCCTCTTCTTTTTTCCCTTCTTGCAAGCGGGACTGGGAGGGCTGACGGCACTGCTGATGTGTGGTTTGGTGGGTTTAGGTTGCATGGTTGTCGGTAACCTCTTTTTGCTGGTTTACAATATCTTGGCGCGGTTCCTGTAGGAGCAGGGCAATGCAGTTAACCTGGCTGGAGAGCAATACATGGTTATGGGAGTTGGGTAATACCCGGGTTTTGGTTGATCCGTGGTTTGTGGGGCCGCTCACCTTTGGCAAGACACCTTGGCTATTTCAGGCGGAGCGATCGCGCCCCTGTGCCCTGCCGAGCAATGTGGATGTCCTTTTGCTCTCCCAAGGACTACCGGATCACTGCCATGAGCCGACCCTCCGCGCCTGCGATCGCGCCCTGCCCGTCATTGCCTCCCCCAGTGCTGCCAACGTTGCCCGCAGTCTTGGCTTTGAAACGGTGATTTCCCTGAGCCCCCACCAAACCCATACCTACCGCGATCTGACCATCCAGGCCACCAAAGGTGCCAGTATCGGCCCCACTCAACAGGAAAATGGGTACATTCTGCACTGGGGTACTCAAAGTCTCTACTATGAACCCCACGGCTGTCATGATCCGTGGCTGCGCACCTGTGGCAAGGTGGATGTGGTGATTACGCCCCTTTTGGAGGTGTGTTTACCCGTAGTGGGTGCGATTCTCAAGGGGGGCAACGTAGCATTGGAATTGGGGCAATGGCTGCAGCCCAAGGTGATGATCACCACCGCCGGCAATGGTACCCTTCGCCTTCAGGGATGGCTACCGCGATTGCTCTCGGTTAAAGGAACCCTTGAGGAATTGCAAGGGTCGTTTCAGCGCCTTGGGCTAAGCACTCGTTTAGTGGAACCCGTGGCCTACACTCCCCTTGTTCTGCTTGCTGAGGCCTAGGAATGGGACGCTGGTTGCGGTCTTTGGTTGACCTTGGCGAACAGCTCGTCATTCTGCTTCAGGACAATCAGCGATTTTTGCACCTTCTCAGCCAGATTGAGGGGATAGCAACGCGGGTGCTGGCGATCGGGATGCTGCTAGTGGTCATCGTCGCCATTATTGATTTGGGGCGGATTTTGACCGTAGAGCTACTCTCACCCCCCTTGGGGCAGTTTAGCCTGGAACTGGTGAAAATCTTTGGCCTCTTTCTCAATGTTCTGGTGGCATTGGAAATTCTTGAAAACATCACGGTCTACCTGCAAACCCATGTCTCCTCCCAGATTGTTGAGCTGGTGATTGTGACCTCCCTGATTGCCATTGCCCGTAAAATCATCATTCTGGATATTAGCCAACCAGAAACGGTGGCAAAGCTCCTGGGGCTGGCGATCGCCATCTTGGCCTTGTCTGCCAGTTACTGGATTGTGCGTCGTCTAAACTATCGGCGGCGTCCCTGAGGGATAGACCTGCTCACGGTAAGCTTTGGCCTGCTCTAAGGTGATTTGCAGGCGCTCCCAGTCCTCCTGCTCCACTTGGCGAATCAGATCATCAAGGGTGGCACGGTAGTGGATCAGGCAGTGGCGCAGGGCGGCGCGGTTATATTCCGCCATCATCCGTCCCAACGCTGGGTTACCACCCCCAACGCGGCTGGTATCGCGAAAGCCGGAGCTCGCCAACTGCTGTGCCAGCGTCCGAATCGGCTCATTGGCTTCCTGGGCATTGGCAAGAATCAGGGCTGCACTCACCAGTACGGGGAGGTGGGATATCCAAGCAACGGCGCGATCGTGATCCGATGGGGTGGCATAGAGCAGCTTTGCTCCGAGATCATTGACCACGCCAGCCACACAGTCAATGGCAGCACTTTGGGTGTGCAGGGTTGGGGTGAGAACATAGGGGGCATTCTCAAAGAGATGAGCTTGGGCCGCCTCAATGCCGGATTCTGCGGTACCGGCCATCGGGTGACCACCGACATAGCGTGGCCAGAGTTTTTCGAGGGCAGGGACGATCTCTCCCTTGACGGATCCCACGTCCGTCAGCACTGTTTCCGGACTGAGCGAGGGGATGATCTCAAGGGCGACAGGAAGGATGCTGCCGATAGGGGGGCAGAGAAACACCAGATCAAGGGCACGCAAAATTTCCGGCTCCGTGCTACCCCAGTCAATGGCTCCCCTGGCGATCGCCCGCTCGTAGGTTTCAGGGCGCCGACTCAGTCCCACCACATAGTGCCCCTTGGCCCGCAGATCAATGCCCAGCGACCCACCAATCAGTCCCAACCCGACAATACCAATGCGCAGCATCTTGCCCCTAAGTTTGAACACCTTTCCAATTGTGACATTGATTCTTGTTCTGAGGGACAGTTCCCTCCTATGCACCCTTTGTGCTTTTGCTTCACAGCCAGCGGAGAGAGCTTCGATACAATCAGAAATACATCTGTTGCGCTCTAGGCCACCCATGATGAAACGCCTTGCCCATTTACTTCAGCAGACCCTCAAATTCTGCCTTGGCCTTACCCTTGTTTGGTCCCTGAACAGCGGTACACCAGTGTGGGCAGCAGCAGCTCACCATAGTTTTGTCGCAGCTGCAGTGGAGCGGGTTGGCGATGCAGTTGTTCGCATTGATACCGAACGCACAATTGTGCGCACCCCCGATCCCCTCTTGAGTGATCCCTTCTTTCGCCAATTTTTCCCTGGTTTAGCCTTGCCCCCCCAAGAGGATCGGCTGCGGGGTCAAGGGTCGGGGTTCATCATTGATCCTAGTGGCATTGTCATGACCAACGCCCATGTGGTGAGTCAAGCAGATACGGTAAACGTGCGCCTCAAGGATGGCCGGGTCTTTGAGGGGGAAGTGCGCGGCGTGGATGAGGTGTCTGATCTAGCAATTGTCAAACTCAAAGGGGTCACCGAACCATTGCCCACGGCGCCCCTCGGTGATTCCAGTGAGGTGAAAGTGGGGGATTGGGCGATCGCCGTCGGCAATCCCCTTGGCCTTGATAACACAGTAACATTGGGAATTATCAGTACACTCCACCGCTCCAGCGCCCAAGTGGGTATCCCCGATAAGCGCCTTGACTTTATCCAAACCGATGCAGCCATCAACCCCGGCAATTCTGGGGGGCCTTTACTCAATGAAGCGGGGGAAGTGATTGGCATTAACACCGCTATTCGTGCCGACGCCATGGGGATTGGCTTCGCCATTCCCATCAACAAAGCCAAAGCCCTGCAAGCCCGCCTGATTCGGGGTGAGAAAATTCAACACGCCTACATCGGCATTCAAATGACTACCTTCACGCCGGCAATGGCCAAGGAAAACAATGCTAACCCCAACTCACCCGTGATTCTGCCGGAAGTCAATGGTGTTCTTGTCCTACAGGTGTTGCCCAATACGCCTGCGGCAAAAGCCGGTCTGCGCTGGGGGGATGTGATTACCGCAGTCGATGGGGAACCAATTACCAGTGCCGATCAGTTGCAGACCATTGTCGATAGTGCCGCGGTGGGACAAGTTCTCAATCTGACCGTTCAACGGGGCGATCGCGCTCAACGCATTGCGGTGCGGACAGCAGAGTTGCAGGGAGCGGCTTAGGATGCCCTTGGGGCTACTGCTGCTGTGGCTCTTTGCCCTTGCCACCCGCTTTTGGGGGCTAAGCCGCTTTCCCACCCTAGTGTTTGATGAGGTCTATTTTGCCCGCTTTGCCCGCCACTATCTGGCAGGTGTGCCTTTCTTTGATGCCCATCCCCCTCTGGGAAAATACCTGATTGCCCTAAGCATCTGGCTGGGGGGTGGCTTTCACCCTTGGGGCTATCGCTGGTTGAATGCGCTGATGGGATCACTGATTCCCGTGGCAGTGGCAGTGTTGACCTATCTCCTGACCCGGCGATCGCCCGTGGCCCTGTTATCGGGACTCTTCGTTGCCCTCGATGGCCTCTTTTTGGTGGAGTCCCGCTATGCTCTCATCAATATCTCCCTTGTGCTGTTTGGTGTGGTGGCACAAATTCTTTGGCTGTGGGGGTTGCGCTACCAGGGAAGGGCGCGATCGCTCTGGCTGATGGCTGCAGGCATTGCCTTTGGAGCCTGTGCCGCGGTGAAGTGGAGTGGTTTGGGATTCCTGTTGGGAGTGGGGCTTTTCTGGGTTCTCCAGCAGAGGTTGCCGCTGCCCGCTGAGTGGAAGACGACCTACCAATGGTGGCAGATGTGCCTGCTCCTGCCCTTTATCGCCTTTGTGGTTTATACCCTGCTCTGGCTGCCCCATCTCCAGTTTCATCCCCACCAGAGTTTACTTGAGCTGCATCGCCAAATGTTTAACTTTCACCGCAGCGTTGCCAGTACCGCCCATCCCTACTGCTCCCCATGGTGGTCTTGGCCGCTGTTGCTGCGCCCCATGAGCTACTTTTTTCAGCGAGTCCAAACCCTCAGTGAACCGGTGCCCGTTATTGGACCGCCCCTACCAATGGCGGATACCCAGTGGATTTATGCCGTCTATGCCCTCTTCAATCCGCCCCTCCTGTGGCTGGGCACCTTAGCTACCCTTGCACTTTTACCCCTTGGGCTGACCACAACCGCAGGCCGTTTTGTGCTCCTAAACTATGCCGCCAATCTCCTGCCTTGGGCACTGGTCACCCGCTGTATCTTTCTCTATCACTACCTCCCCGCTGCCCTCTACAGCTTTATGACCTTGGCCTTGGTCTGGGAAGCCAGCCACGCTTGGGGAGACAGGGCACGCTGGGCACGCATTGCCGTCCTAGGGGTAGTTGTCGGGGGCTTCCTTTACTGGCTCCCCCTGTATTTAGGACTGCCCTTGACGCCCCAAGGCTTCTTTAGGCGGATGTGGTTACCCTCTTGGATTTAGGGCTATCCCAAGAGCTGTTTGACACTGGCAACGAGTTCTGCAGGATCAAAGGGCTTAGTGATGTAGGCATCCACCCCCTGTTTTTTGCCCCAGTGAATATCAAATTCTTCACTTTTAGTTGTGCACATAATCACTGGCACCTTTTGGGAAACCGCTTCCCCCTTAATCCAGCGGCAGAGTTCATAACCATTCATGCGCGGCATCACGACGTCTAGAATCACCAGGTCAGGGCATTGGGCTTTGATTTTTTCCTGAGCTTCGATGCCATCTTCGGCCTCAACAACGTCGTAGCCTTGCTCTTTCATGAGTTCAACAATCATTGCCCGCAGAGTGGGACTGTCATCAACAACCATAATTGTGGCCATAGGGGTTTTGTCTGATGCCGCAAACAATACGCTGACTATTATGCACTGGAACAGCCAATAATGCTGCCTAGGCTCTAGGTTACCACTTTGATTGCAAGCCCAAGCATTGTCAGGGCAATTC is a window of Thermosynechococcus vestitus BP-1 DNA encoding:
- a CDS encoding phospholipid carrier-dependent glycosyltransferase, producing MPLGLLLLWLFALATRFWGLSRFPTLVFDEVYFARFARHYLAGVPFFDAHPPLGKYLIALSIWLGGGFHPWGYRWLNALMGSLIPVAVAVLTYLLTRRSPVALLSGLFVALDGLFLVESRYALINISLVLFGVVAQILWLWGLRYQGRARSLWLMAAGIAFGACAAVKWSGLGFLLGVGLFWVLQQRLPLPAEWKTTYQWWQMCLLLPFIAFVVYTLLWLPHLQFHPHQSLLELHRQMFNFHRSVASTAHPYCSPWWSWPLLLRPMSYFFQRVQTLSEPVPVIGPPLPMADTQWIYAVYALFNPPLLWLGTLATLALLPLGLTTTAGRFVLLNYAANLLPWALVTRCIFLYHYLPAALYSFMTLALVWEASHAWGDRARWARIAVLGVVVGGFLYWLPLYLGLPLTPQGFFRRMWLPSWI
- a CDS encoding phosphate-starvation-inducible PsiE family protein codes for the protein MGRWLRSLVDLGEQLVILLQDNQRFLHLLSQIEGIATRVLAIGMLLVVIVAIIDLGRILTVELLSPPLGQFSLELVKIFGLFLNVLVALEILENITVYLQTHVSSQIVELVIVTSLIAIARKIIILDISQPETVAKLLGLAIAILALSASYWIVRRLNYRRRP
- a CDS encoding serine/threonine-protein kinase; protein product: MLVYCTRPHCPRPQNNLPELDQPNQRYSRIRDRFCITCGMPLILRGHYVAERVLGRGGFGAAYLARDLDTPGWRYCVIKQFLPNVSDPQSLQKAQELFEREAKVLEELGQHAQIPDLLAFFREEVAGFNSSSEESYFYLVQEFIDGETLEDELAQQGCFSEEEVRQVLRELLPVLQYVHERGSIHRDIKLSNIMRQHPSKTKFPGQGRLYLLDFGAVKQVSQTSMESRSTGIYTAHYAPPEQIRGEQVFPSSDLYALAVTCIVLLTGKDPEKLFDAYNNRWNWHSYVPSVSQQLQQILDRMLQPAPSDRYQSAAQVLADLNASPTPAPAPPPPPPPLTPPLPPQPVTTPLPPSQVSSPPSPAAPIPSPKMAPPAKAKPPRQPPAPLPAFKILMGAGFTGFEMTALGVMIFSLMTTWQFPLGVSAGLIGGVFALLVFMQFKGWIEHWEQLIIATISGAALFFFPFLQAGLGGLTALLMCGLVGLGCMVVGNLFLLVYNILARFL
- a CDS encoding HhoA/HhoB/HtrA family serine endopeptidase; this encodes MMKRLAHLLQQTLKFCLGLTLVWSLNSGTPVWAAAAHHSFVAAAVERVGDAVVRIDTERTIVRTPDPLLSDPFFRQFFPGLALPPQEDRLRGQGSGFIIDPSGIVMTNAHVVSQADTVNVRLKDGRVFEGEVRGVDEVSDLAIVKLKGVTEPLPTAPLGDSSEVKVGDWAIAVGNPLGLDNTVTLGIISTLHRSSAQVGIPDKRLDFIQTDAAINPGNSGGPLLNEAGEVIGINTAIRADAMGIGFAIPINKAKALQARLIRGEKIQHAYIGIQMTTFTPAMAKENNANPNSPVILPEVNGVLVLQVLPNTPAAKAGLRWGDVITAVDGEPITSADQLQTIVDSAAVGQVLNLTVQRGDRAQRIAVRTAELQGAA
- a CDS encoding MBL fold metallo-hydrolase is translated as MQLTWLESNTWLWELGNTRVLVDPWFVGPLTFGKTPWLFQAERSRPCALPSNVDVLLLSQGLPDHCHEPTLRACDRALPVIASPSAANVARSLGFETVISLSPHQTHTYRDLTIQATKGASIGPTQQENGYILHWGTQSLYYEPHGCHDPWLRTCGKVDVVITPLLEVCLPVVGAILKGGNVALELGQWLQPKVMITTAGNGTLRLQGWLPRLLSVKGTLEELQGSFQRLGLSTRLVEPVAYTPLVLLAEA
- a CDS encoding response regulator transcription factor, which gives rise to MATIMVVDDSPTLRAMIVELMKEQGYDVVEAEDGIEAQEKIKAQCPDLVILDVVMPRMNGYELCRWIKGEAVSQKVPVIMCTTKSEEFDIHWGKKQGVDAYITKPFDPAELVASVKQLLG
- a CDS encoding prephenate/arogenate dehydrogenase, with amino-acid sequence MRIGIVGLGLIGGSLGIDLRAKGHYVVGLSRRPETYERAIARGAIDWGSTEPEILRALDLVFLCPPIGSILPVALEIIPSLSPETVLTDVGSVKGEIVPALEKLWPRYVGGHPMAGTAESGIEAAQAHLFENAPYVLTPTLHTQSAAIDCVAGVVNDLGAKLLYATPSDHDRAVAWISHLPVLVSAALILANAQEANEPIRTLAQQLASSGFRDTSRVGGGNPALGRMMAEYNRAALRHCLIHYRATLDDLIRQVEQEDWERLQITLEQAKAYREQVYPSGTPPIV